GGGGCCGTTCGGTTGGTCGAACGCGCTTCAGGCGCAGGCCGGCGCTGCGCGGGGACCTTCGGAGCGGTCACCGCGGGAAGGGTGGAGGTCACGCAGGGACGTCCTCTCGGATCACCGGTGTGGTGTTCAGGTGGGCGCCGACGTGGCTGGTCAGTTCCCACTCGGTACGGCCGCGTTGTTCGCGCCAGACGGCACGGATCGCGGCCCCGGCGAGGAGGACCTGGTAGAAGGGGCCGCCCACGATCAGCTTGAGGTAGTGCACGAAGCGCACCCGCAGTCCGTACTGCTTGCCGAAGTCGTGCAGTCCGACGAGCTCGAAGACGAAGGTGACGAGCGCGGTGACGGCCGGCAGGAAGGTGATGAAGGCGATCCCGACGGGCACGTCGAGGAAGAGCGCCACGGCCACGTTGAGCGGGATGATCACTCCGGAGAAGGCCTGGAGGAACGGTGTCATCAGGGTGTACCGGGCGAGCAGCCGCTGGCCGAGGCCGGGGAGCTGCTTCCAGTCCTTCTTCCGGTAGACCTGGAGGAAGCCCTGGTTCCAGCGGGTGCGCTGCTTGAGCAGGGACATCAGCGAGCCCGGGGTCTCCTCACGGGTGACCATGTCGGAGTCGTAGGCGACGACGACCTTCTTGCCGACGGACGACAGCCGCACGCCCAGGTCGCAGTCCTCGGCGAGACAGTCGGGGTCCCAGCCCCCGGCCTCCTTGAGGGTGGCGGTCCGCACGAAGACGGTGTTGCCGCCGAGCGGAATGAACCCCTTCTGCGCGTGCAGATGCAACCGCGACCGGAACCAGAAGAAGTACTCCAGGCAGTTGCGCAGGGAGTACCAGCTGGAGTGGAAGTTGATGAGCTGGACCCCGCCCTGCACGACGTCCGCCCCGGTGGTCCGGAAGGC
This DNA window, taken from Streptomyces sp. NBC_00663, encodes the following:
- a CDS encoding glycosyltransferase, with the translated sequence MLTSVFIAAVSLALFWMAAFTLWWQMHAWRTPEVLASTRFSRPDGGEHVSFSLLLPARHEQVVLDHTIQRLLESSHTDFEIIVIVGHDDPETTAVAEAAAERDPRVRVVVDTHEKKNKPKAMNTALPHCRGDVVGVFDAEDQVHPELLAHVDHAFRTTGADVVQGGVQLINFHSSWYSLRNCLEYFFWFRSRLHLHAQKGFIPLGGNTVFVRTATLKEAGGWDPDCLAEDCDLGVRLSSVGKKVVVAYDSDMVTREETPGSLMSLLKQRTRWNQGFLQVYRKKDWKQLPGLGQRLLARYTLMTPFLQAFSGVIIPLNVAVALFLDVPVGIAFITFLPAVTALVTFVFELVGLHDFGKQYGLRVRFVHYLKLIVGGPFYQVLLAGAAIRAVWREQRGRTEWELTSHVGAHLNTTPVIREDVPA